TGGTTGGCATCCTTGGGTCGTTTTAACTGGACCTTCAAACGTTTCATGCCAATCTGGAAGCCATTCATGGCCTGGATAGCATTCTGTGCACTGGATGGGTTGTCAAAGCTTACAAAACCTGAAGGACAGGACACAGGCATGGCCAGTAACTCTTGGCTCCATGCCATATGCATGAGTGTACTAGTTATCTGCCATGCTCTCCTGCCTGGGGGCATCAGCACTCACCAAAACACTTGCTCTGGTTGGTGGCACGATCCATGAACACCTTGGAGGAGATGATATTGCCAAAGGGTAGGAACATCTGCATCAACTCATTGTCTCCAAACTCCTGAGGGAGATGGTAGATGAAGAGATTGCAGCCTTCAGGACCTGTAGGCATGGGGGCAATGGGCAAGGACCAAGCACAGACAGCccccagaggaaagaggaaaaatgcactTAGCTCAGAACACAGTGTTACAGAAGAACCCCAGCACTACCTCCATCTGTCTCAACCTCCCCTTGCTGGCCTCCTTCAATCACTGGTTGAAGGAAAAGGGCTCTAAGGACTGTCCAAGAGTATCCAGGAGGCAATATGCAGAACTAGAAGTTACTGAGAGTAGATACGGCTATCTCAGCTTTTCTGGTTCCCACTTGGGGTGCTGGGAATGACAACTCTCTAGCAATGTCTGTTCTTTCCAGCTGTTGTGCTGGAAAGAAATCAGCTGAAGCGATGGCTTTTCTTCATAGCTCCCCCCCCCTTCTGATcagcactgcccagagcagCAAACACCTCTACATGGAAGCTGCAGAGGTAGCCTTCCCTCCCCACAGCCATGCAGTGGTTGCACTTGACCCACGAGCCACAGCCCCAACTGGAAATGTCCTGAATTGTCATACATCCTACTTCTTATGGGCTGACTTGGTCCTGCCAAGTTCTTCATCTGGTCCCTGTGAACCTGATAAGCACAGGGAGCTGTCTCTTTcctggcacctgctgtgtgaaGCAGGAACAAACAGATTCCTTTAGCTCCAAGTTCTGTCCAGATGAATTTGGAAATAAGCTGCAAAACAAACCCTGAGGCTGGGAAAGttgaagagagaagagagtgCCTTGGAGAGGCTGGTTTCACTCTTACCAGTGTGTCTCTAGCATCAgtaaagaggaggagaaggtgctcTTCTCCCCAGCCTGCATAGGGAAGGCCTTGACTCTACACTCTTTGATGTCCAAGCTTCATGTTATGCTGACTGCTGTCAGCTTTGCTCTAGGCGGCATCTGACCAGTGATGAGCTCTGGCGGTTTGCATGACCAGCATCTTCTGGCTCCTTACAGTTTGCTCACTGCAAAGCCAAGGTTGGTTCCATAACTCAGCTCCAATACAAAGGATCAGAGTGGACAAGGATTGGTGCTGCCCCCTCTCCATCGACTCTATGGTGCAGAAGAACTCCATGAGCTaccccttcctctcccccctaCTGCTGTGTTTCCACCCTGATTCTCACCTTCtcgttgctgctgctgcaggaggggaGGTGGTTGAGGAATGCTCTGCGCAATTGGAGTGATGGTGGTGGTTGGATACACAGCTGTGTTACAATGAGACAGAACAAACTGTTTACCTGAGAAGCCAGGCAGCCACATGAGGAATGAGAGAGGAGGGAAGCTGTTACCTGCATACTGCTGAACGCCTGCAAAGGCTGGGTGCAAAGTCTCTGCTACTGAAGGGCTCTGGGCTGCAAAGAAGAGGAATGGAGTCAGAAGCACAGCAAAGGGAATTGTGCACACACGTTCCAGTGATTCTCCATGCCTGCCTGATAGAGGCTAGGAAAAGTTGTCTCTGTGGggatccaggaaaaaaaatgcagttcctGAAGTCTCTGGGTGTTTTCCTCCAGCTATCCATACCTGAGTATGGCACAAGGCCATTGGTATAAACAGTGTCCAAGGTCGGATGGCCATTTGGGTATGGCACCACTCCAGTGAATCCATTTGAAATGGGTGCTACCAGCCCTGGCATGGCTGCTGTTCCCAGGAGAGGGGTTGAATGTAGCCCtgcagagcaagaagaaaaggggaTCCTGCATGAGTCAAGGTCCCATGAAGCTACTGCTCcctccatctgtctgtctgtcatGAGCCTGATGAGGTACGGGGAGCTGTTTTCTCTGTATGAGCACTGTGCTGAGTATGGGGGCAAGGGGTTCATTGGTTGTGAAGGACTCACTGTGTCCTGGCCCATACCAGGCCCTCACCTGATGCTGGAGCAATTGGAGTGGCTGGCAGCCCGTTGAGACTGACGGCACCGATCTGCTGGATGTGGCAAGGGGAAAAGGCGACGCCAGGGCTCAGGTAGCTGCCGTGGGAGGTGGAGAGAAGCGTTGTCTGCTGCTGCATCAGCTGCAATGCAGGGTCACACTCTGTCAGGGCCACGCGCAGTCAGGATCACATGTGGCTCAGGGCCACAGACAGTCAAGGCCCCGGGAGGGTCGCtgagcctggggctggggctggctcCTGTGGTGGGCCTGGAGCTCCCTGTAGTGATGTCCTCCTCTGGGGCTACCTGCTGCAATGGGCCAGCCAGCAAGGGCTGAGGCCAGCTTGACAGACCCAAGGAGTGGGGCACAGCTGCCACTGGTGGGGAAGCCTCTTGGTTTGGGGGTCTCTTGCAAAAGCTGGAGCCACAGAGTGGTGCCCTCCACCCACCCCAGACTCTCTCCTCATGCCAGAAGCCATCAGCCTTAGAGGATTCCTGCTGCCTCTTGGCTTCAAGCTGGGCCTTTCTTGAGAGCAGTAGAATGGTGCTGGAGACCCTTCCTGCACAAAAGACTCTCCTGTGGTGGATATGGGGCAGGGAAAGGGGCCTGCCAAAAGGGCTTCTAAAGACCATTCTTTCTAGCCACAGCCCCATTACAAAGCCTTGCCCCATTTCCTGGTTGCCACCTAGCATGCCACCTTaaccctggtgaggcctcatcttgagtactgtgtccagttctgggctccccagtacaagagagacatggagctactggagagagtacagcatagggctacgaggatgatcagagggctggagcacctgccctatgaggaacggctgtgagagctgggcctgtttagcctgggaaAGCaaagactgggggggggggggggcggatcttatcaatgtgtacaagtacctgaagggagggtgtcaaggggataaggccaaactcttttcagttgtcctgtgtgacaggacaagaagcaaggggcagaaattgaagcataggaagttccgtctgaacgtgaggggggaatttcttcactgt
This sequence is a window from Rhea pennata isolate bPtePen1 chromosome 27, bPtePen1.pri, whole genome shotgun sequence. Protein-coding genes within it:
- the CELF5 gene encoding CUGBP Elav-like family member 5 isoform X5, with the protein product MARLRQGEARRQPPPPLPPQPPRRTSPMSSSGGAEPPAQPDSMKDLDAIKLFVGQIPRNLEEKDLKPLFEQFGKIYELTVLKDRYTGMHKGCAFLTYCARDSAIKAQTALHEQKTLPGMARPIQVKPADSESRGGRDRKLFVGMLNKQQSEEDVLQLFEPFGVIDECTVLRGPDGNSKGCAFVKFSSHTEAQAAIHALHGSQTMPLMQQQTTLLSTSHGSYLSPGVAFSPCHIQQIGAVSLNGLPATPIAPASGLHSTPLLGTAAMPGLVAPISNGFTGVVPYPNGHPTLDTVYTNGLVPYSAQSPSVAETLHPAFAGVQQYAAVYPTTTITPIAQSIPQPPPLLQQQQREGPEGCNLFIYHLPQEFGDNELMQMFLPFGNIISSKVFMDRATNQSKCFGFVSFDNPSSAQNAIQAMNGFQIGMKRLKVQLKRPKDANHTY
- the CELF5 gene encoding CUGBP Elav-like family member 5 isoform X4, which gives rise to MARLRQGEARRQPPPPLPPQPPRRTSPMSSSGGAEPPAQPDSMKDLDAIKLFVGQIPRNLEEKDLKPLFEQFGKIYELTVLKDRYTGMHKGCAFLTYCARDSAIKAQTALHEQKTLPGMARPIQVKPADSESRGGCAFVKFSSHTEAQAAIHALHGSQTMPGASSSLVVKFADTDKERTLRRMQQMVGQLGIFTPSLTLPFSPYSAYAQALMQQQTTLLSTSHGSYLSPGVAFSPCHIQQIGAVSLNGLPATPIAPASGLHSTPLLGTAAMPGLVAPISNGFTGVVPYPNGHPTLDTVYTNGLVPYSAQSPSVAETLHPAFAGVQQYAAVYPTTTITPIAQSIPQPPPLLQQQQREGPEGCNLFIYHLPQEFGDNELMQMFLPFGNIISSKVFMDRATNQSKCFGFVSFDNPSSAQNAIQAMNGFQIGMKRLKVQLKRPKDANHTY
- the CELF5 gene encoding CUGBP Elav-like family member 5 isoform X7 translates to MARPIQVKPADSESRGGDRKLFVGMLNKQQSEEDVLQLFEPFGVIDECTVLRGPDGNSKGCAFVKFSSHTEAQAAIHALHGSQTMPGASSSLVVKFADTDKERTLRRMQQMVGQLGIFTPSLTLPFSPYSAYAQALMQQQTTLLSTSHGSYLSPGVAFSPCHIQQIGAVSLNGLPATPIAPASGLHSTPLLGTAAMPGLVAPISNGFTGVVPYPNGHPTLDTVYTNGLVPYSAQSPSVAETLHPAFAGVQQYAAVYPTTTITPIAQSIPQPPPLLQQQQREGPEGCNLFIYHLPQEFGDNELMQMFLPFGNIISSKVFMDRATNQSKCFGFVSFDNPSSAQNAIQAMNGFQIGMKRLKVQLKRPKDANHTY